In Caldilineales bacterium, one DNA window encodes the following:
- the arsM gene encoding arsenite methyltransferase encodes MSTPSAETIKQEVRQRYGRIALDSGGCCGSSADTSCCGAPDAAADIVFTDYSDLRGQVVAEADLGLGCGTPTLTAPLHPGQTVLDLGSGAGIDVFLAAQAVGAQGRVIGVDMTPEMITRARNNAERGGFANVEFRLGEIEHLPVEANSVDVVLSNCVINLAPDKGQVFGEVYRVLKLGGQFSISDMVSYGAVPEAVRQDMMLWAGCIAGALDREDYLGIIQAAGFRNVRVEKETTYGAEAAGLNGDFGLASVTVVGEK; translated from the coding sequence ATGAGTACACCCTCTGCTGAAACAATCAAACAAGAAGTTCGCCAACGCTATGGCCGCATTGCCCTTGATAGCGGCGGTTGCTGCGGCTCCAGCGCCGATACGTCGTGCTGCGGCGCGCCCGATGCCGCCGCCGACATCGTTTTTACCGATTACAGCGATTTACGCGGCCAGGTAGTCGCCGAAGCCGACCTGGGCCTGGGCTGCGGCACACCCACCCTCACCGCTCCGCTGCATCCCGGCCAAACCGTGCTCGACCTGGGCAGCGGCGCCGGTATCGATGTCTTTCTGGCCGCACAGGCGGTCGGGGCGCAGGGCCGGGTCATCGGCGTGGACATGACGCCGGAGATGATCACCCGCGCCCGCAACAATGCTGAAAGAGGCGGCTTCGCCAACGTCGAGTTCCGCCTGGGTGAGATCGAGCATCTGCCGGTGGAGGCTAACTCGGTCGATGTCGTGCTTTCGAACTGCGTGATCAACCTCGCGCCCGACAAGGGCCAGGTCTTCGGTGAGGTCTATCGCGTCCTCAAACTTGGCGGCCAGTTTTCCATCTCCGATATGGTCAGCTATGGCGCTGTGCCCGAGGCTGTGCGCCAGGACATGATGCTGTGGGCGGGGTGCATCGCCGGCGCCCTGGATCGCGAAGACTACCTGGGCATCATCCAGGCGGCGGGGTTCAGAAACGTGCGGGTCGAAAAGGAAACGACCTACGGGGCCGAAGCGGCGGGGCTGAACGGTGATTTCGGCCTTGCCAGCGTGACGGTGGTGGGCGAAAAGTAA
- a CDS encoding phosphatidate cytidylyltransferase codes for MQLRQRVLSAIVMLPPVLVTAWLGGWWFAGLVALLAGLAAWELTALLAKTDHSPLPHLAVPLAVLLVLEGQLPPDPRRLQIFLVVAILIGLTIMLFRPTPRPGNDWLLTLGAGLYLGMSLRFLPLLRGLEAGLGWLAVTALTTWVADSGAYFIGSRFGAHKLWPRISPKKSWEGLFGGLAVGLVAALLLGPWLIPGLLWWQGLLIGLVVGVSGLFGDLSESVFKRQVGEKDSSHLIPGHGGFFDRIDSFLFVGPCLYLLALALGW; via the coding sequence ATGCAGCTCCGACAGCGCGTCCTCAGCGCCATCGTCATGCTGCCGCCGGTGCTGGTCACGGCCTGGCTGGGCGGCTGGTGGTTTGCGGGCCTGGTCGCTCTCCTCGCCGGCCTGGCGGCGTGGGAATTGACCGCCCTCCTGGCCAAAACCGACCATTCCCCCCTGCCCCATCTTGCCGTTCCCCTTGCCGTCCTCCTGGTGTTGGAAGGCCAGTTGCCGCCCGATCCCCGGCGTTTGCAGATCTTCCTGGTCGTCGCCATCCTGATCGGCCTGACGATCATGCTCTTTCGCCCCACCCCCCGCCCCGGCAACGACTGGCTTCTCACCCTGGGCGCCGGCCTCTATCTGGGCATGAGCTTGCGCTTCTTGCCCCTGCTGCGGGGACTCGAAGCCGGCCTGGGTTGGCTGGCCGTGACTGCGCTTACCACCTGGGTCGCCGATTCCGGCGCCTATTTCATCGGCTCGCGCTTCGGCGCCCACAAACTCTGGCCGCGCATTTCACCCAAGAAATCGTGGGAGGGGCTGTTCGGCGGGCTGGCCGTCGGCCTCGTCGCCGCCCTGTTGCTCGGCCCCTGGCTCATCCCCGGCCTGCTTTGGTGGCAGGGCTTGCTCATCGGCCTGGTGGTCGGGGTTTCAGGGCTGTTCGGCGACCTGAGCGAGTCGGTGTTCAAACGACAGGTGGGCGAGAAAGATTCCTCGCATCTCATCCCCGGTCACGGCGGCTTTTTCGACCGCATCGATTCGTTTTTGTTCGTGGGGCCGTGCCTCTATCTGCTGGCCCTGGCGTTGGGCTGGTAA
- a CDS encoding ComEA family DNA-binding protein yields MAALRRHLPGILGASAFWALLFGAYLLFGQRRPAAQPIQIQAPASPTSTPAALETPTPSPLRIYVSGEVLKPGVYRLPPDSLVQDAILAAGGGTTAADLVAVNLAHPLVDGEQIYVPKTGEAAPPPVLSSQPVGQDSGFSASDLPAQPIDLNTATMAELEALPSVGPKTAQAIVEGRPYGAVEDLLRIKGIGEATLEKLRPYVTVR; encoded by the coding sequence ATGGCCGCCCTCCGTCGCCACCTCCCTGGCATCCTCGGCGCCTCGGCTTTCTGGGCGCTGCTGTTTGGCGCCTATCTACTCTTCGGCCAGCGCCGGCCCGCGGCCCAGCCGATCCAAATCCAGGCCCCGGCCTCGCCGACCAGCACGCCGGCCGCTCTGGAAACACCCACCCCCTCGCCGCTGCGCATCTATGTCAGCGGCGAGGTGCTGAAACCGGGCGTTTACCGGCTCCCCCCCGACAGCCTGGTGCAGGATGCCATCCTCGCCGCCGGCGGTGGGACGACGGCCGCTGACCTGGTGGCCGTCAACCTGGCCCACCCCCTGGTCGATGGCGAGCAGATCTATGTGCCCAAGACCGGCGAAGCCGCCCCTCCGCCGGTCCTCTCCTCGCAACCGGTCGGGCAGGACTCTGGCTTCAGCGCCTCGGATCTGCCCGCCCAGCCCATCGACCTGAACACCGCCACCATGGCCGAACTGGAAGCCCTGCCCAGCGTTGGCCCCAAGACCGCTCAGGCCATCGTCGAGGGCCGGCCCTACGGCGCTGTCGAAGACCTCTTGCGGATCAAGGGCATCGGCGAGGCGACGCTGGAAAAGCTGCGGCCCTATGTGACTGTCAGATAA
- the frr gene encoding ribosome recycling factor encodes MLDDIQRDTRDRMETTIKSLTHDLTAIRTGRANPSILDHVQVDYFGSPTAINQLAVITVPEPRLIAIRPFSAGDIGLISKSIMKSDLGLNPNNDGKIIRLAIPPLTEERRRDLGRQVAKRVEEARVAVRNIRRDSINDLRDFEKEKLITEDDLEDGEKDLQELTEGFIKRIDKIGEAKVAEIMEV; translated from the coding sequence ATGCTCGACGACATCCAGCGCGACACCCGCGACCGCATGGAGACCACCATCAAGTCCCTGACCCACGACCTGACCGCCATCCGCACCGGTCGCGCCAATCCCTCCATCCTCGACCACGTCCAGGTGGATTATTTTGGCTCACCCACCGCCATCAACCAGCTGGCGGTCATCACCGTGCCCGAACCGCGGCTGATCGCCATCCGTCCCTTCAGCGCCGGCGACATCGGTCTCATCTCCAAGTCGATCATGAAGTCGGACCTGGGGCTGAACCCGAACAACGACGGCAAGATCATCCGCCTGGCCATCCCGCCCCTGACCGAGGAACGACGCCGCGACCTGGGCCGGCAGGTGGCGAAACGGGTGGAGGAAGCGCGCGTGGCCGTGCGCAACATCCGTCGCGACTCGATCAACGACCTGCGCGACTTCGAGAAGGAAAAACTGATCACCGAGGACGACTTGGAGGATGGCGAAAAAGACCTTCAGGAGTTGACCGAGGGCTTCATCAAGCGCATCGACAAGATCGGCGAGGCCAAAGTGGCCGAGATCATGGAAGTCTGA
- the uppS gene encoding di-trans,poly-cis-decaprenylcistransferase, with translation MDGNGRWAKARGLSRLAGHRAGTKNIRRVLEESTRIGIKALTIYAFSTENWGRPQTEVSHLMRLIGESIRDELDELHANGVQIRHSGRMAGVSGYLQKQIRGAIERTKDNDRIILNVAFNYGGRGEIVDAIKHIIQDGIRPDDVTEDLISRYLYTAGLPDPDMIIRTGGEYRLSNFLIWQAAYAEYYATPTFWPDFDEAELRMAIAVFQNRDRRYGLVK, from the coding sequence ATGGATGGCAATGGGCGCTGGGCCAAGGCGCGCGGCCTCTCACGGCTGGCCGGGCACCGGGCGGGGACGAAGAACATCCGCCGGGTGCTGGAAGAATCGACCCGGATCGGCATCAAGGCGCTGACGATCTACGCCTTCAGCACCGAAAACTGGGGCCGGCCGCAGACCGAGGTCAGCCATCTGATGCGGCTGATCGGCGAGAGCATCCGCGACGAACTAGACGAGTTGCATGCCAACGGCGTCCAGATCCGCCACAGCGGGCGCATGGCCGGCGTTTCTGGCTATCTGCAGAAGCAGATCCGGGGCGCCATCGAACGCACCAAAGACAACGACCGCATCATCCTCAACGTCGCCTTCAACTATGGCGGCCGCGGCGAAATCGTCGACGCCATCAAACACATCATCCAGGATGGCATCCGGCCCGACGACGTGACCGAGGACCTGATCAGCCGCTACCTCTACACGGCCGGCCTGCCCGACCCCGACATGATCATCCGCACCGGCGGCGAGTACCGGCTCTCGAATTTCCTGATCTGGCAGGCGGCCTACGCCGAATACTACGCCACCCCCACCTTCTGGCCCGATTTCGACGAGGCCGAGCTGCGGATGGCGATAGCCGTCTTCCAGAACCGCGACCGCCGCTATGGCCTGGTGAAATAG
- a CDS encoding slipin family protein, with protein sequence MLSSTIGLLVFFLALAFIVLSAIKIVQEYERGVVFRLGRFAGVRGPGLILLIPFIERMAKVDLRVVALDVPAQECITRDNVTVKVNAVIYFFILDPQKAIINVEDYRRATWQIGQTTLRSVLGQHELDDLLSRRERINQELQRIIDEATEPWGVKVSLVEVKDVELPSTMQRAMAKQAEAERERRAKIIHAEGEYTASQQLAAAARVISDSPGTMQLRYLQTLTEIAVEQNSTIIFPLPIEFMRAFVGMFNIDTRPALPAAPASPPPVPNAEAMVAPDTGTGADVA encoded by the coding sequence ATGTTGTCATCGACCATTGGCCTGCTCGTCTTCTTCCTGGCGCTGGCGTTCATCGTCCTCTCGGCGATCAAGATCGTGCAGGAGTACGAGCGGGGCGTCGTCTTCCGGCTAGGCCGCTTCGCCGGCGTGCGCGGCCCCGGCCTCATCCTCCTCATCCCCTTCATCGAGCGCATGGCCAAGGTGGATCTGCGCGTCGTCGCTCTCGATGTCCCGGCCCAGGAGTGCATCACCCGCGACAACGTCACCGTCAAGGTCAACGCCGTCATCTACTTCTTCATCCTCGACCCGCAGAAGGCGATCATCAATGTCGAAGACTACCGCCGCGCCACCTGGCAGATCGGCCAAACGACCCTGCGTTCGGTGTTGGGCCAGCACGAATTGGACGATCTTCTCTCGCGGCGAGAGCGCATCAACCAGGAATTGCAGCGCATCATAGACGAAGCCACCGAACCCTGGGGCGTAAAGGTCAGCCTGGTCGAGGTCAAAGATGTCGAGCTACCATCCACCATGCAGCGCGCCATGGCCAAGCAAGCCGAGGCCGAACGCGAACGGCGGGCCAAGATCATTCACGCCGAGGGCGAGTACACCGCCTCGCAGCAGTTGGCCGCCGCCGCCCGCGTCATCTCCGATTCGCCCGGCACCATGCAACTCCGCTATCTGCAGACGCTGACCGAGATCGCCGTCGAACAGAACTCGACCATCATCTTCCCCCTGCCGATTGAATTCATGCGGGCGTTCGTAGGCATGTTCAACATCGACACCCGCCCGGCCCTGCCCGCCGCCCCGGCCAGCCCGCCGCCCGTTCCGAACGCCGAGGCGATGGTCGCTCCCGACACCGGAACCGGCGCCGATGTAGCCTGA